One Leopardus geoffroyi isolate Oge1 chromosome C1, O.geoffroyi_Oge1_pat1.0, whole genome shotgun sequence DNA segment encodes these proteins:
- the ATXN7L2 gene encoding ataxin-7-like protein 2 isoform X2, translating into MAVRERAAAAMAALERRVPSLDDFAGQSWSSWVERADLPAADGAELEESNKNTKKLDAMTLIKEDMSIFGHCPAHDDFYLVVCNHCSQVVKPQAFQKHCERRHGPLSKLYARAPPPPPAPASSQKCHVVNGQGPACRAPGSTKTSREKGQGSRSRGHQPPDKTQKDNLCLFVPVVNLEKMSSLPKPDGHGIRVAPPSAFLSQPGGLTKDSPGKTPMATPSKEPPGRESIEMTPSEGPSHRAEGSPPEKEPGGARLPPKTHRKMARKECDLNRQCGVINPETKKICTRLLTCKIHSVHQRREVQGRAKDFDVLVAELKANSRKGESPKEKSPGRKEPTLERPSQEPPSSVQVVAAAAPSSTFSARAKQTYPYCALPRSRASSESELDDEGPCGGDGDPGLFPFPLPRGGAQASSEESEEEGTSDDLHLPPDCHYATRPPRPQAFCTFGSRLVSPGCYVFSRRLDRFCSALSSMLERHLSSHMWKKIPPAAEPPSHLVSSALAAPLSPSSTGSCPRLPGPPLRPACPASTPPAKDGLVPSYPAGSPSVAAACSQAECMGGSQAITSPLPANTPSPSFSKLPPSKASKSSKGKDGAEVEAPSRKRKLSPGPTTFKRTCILDPPGKGKPSGCRGLSAKTKTALGMGLNGTVGPRVKRAGPLDCRGSPHQPPTPVKASQLDNRGAAGHPAKALPTNCLSEEEVAKKRKNLATYCRPVKAKHCQAGAPADAACSVRRKKPGPAMAFEEKCSTLKSKAH; encoded by the exons ATGGCGGTGCGTGAACGCGCGGCGGCAGCAATGGCCGCTCTGGAGCGGCGGGTGCCGAGTCTCGATGACTTCGCGGGACAGAGCTGGAGCTCGTGGGTGGAACGGGCCGACCTGCCCGCGGCCGACG GGGCTGAGTTGGAGGAGagtaacaaaaacacaaagaagttGGATGCCATGACCCTCATTAAAGAAG ACATGTCCATCTTCGGGCACTGCCCTGCCCATGACGACTTCTATTTGGTTGTGTGTAACCACTGCAGCCAAGTGGTGAAGCCTCAAGCTTTCCAGAAGCACTGCG AAAGAAGACATGGGCCCCTCAGCAAGCTTTACgcccgggccccacccccacctccagcccctgccaGCTCTCAGAAATGCCATGTAGTGAATGGGCAGGGCCCAGCTTGTAGGGCCCCAGGTTCCACCAAAACCTCCAGGGAGAAGGGCCAGGGGTCCCGGAGCCGTGGCCACCAGCCTCCTGATAAGACACAGAAGGACAACCTCTG CCTTTTCGTGCCTGTGGTGAATCTGGAGAAGATGTCCAGTCTCCCGAAGCCCGATGGACACGGAATCAGGGTGGCCCCGCCCTCTGCTTTCCTCAGCCAGCCTGGTGGCCTCACCAAGGACTCCCCTGGAAAAACCCCCATGGCAACCCCTTCTAAAGAACCTCCTGGGAGAGAGAGCATTGAGATGACCCCCAGCGAGGGCCCCAGTCACCGGGCTGAAGGCAGCCCCCCTGAAAAGGAGCCTGGTGGGGCCAGACTGCCCCCCAAAACCCACCGGAAGATGGCTC GGAAGGAGTGCGACCTCAACAGGCAGTGTGGTGTAATAAACCCAGAGACCAAAAAGATCTGTACCCGCCTGCTAACCTGCAAG ATCCACTCAGTGCACCAGCGCCGGGAGGTCCAGGGCCGAGCCAAGGACTTTGATGTGCTAGTGGCAGAACTGAAGGCCAACTCTCGCAAAGGGGAGTCTCCCAAGGAGAAGAGCCCAGGGCGCAAGGAGCCCACTCTTGAGCGCccctcccaggagcccccctcTTCAGTCCAGGTTGTGGCAGCGGCCGCCCCCAGCAGCACCTTCTCTGCTCGCGCCAAGCAGACCTACCCATACTGTGCACTGCCCAG GTCCCGGGCCTCCTCTGAGAGTGAGTTGGATGATGAAGGCCCCTGTGGTGGTGATGGGGACCCAGGCCTGttcccctttcccctgccccggggtggggcccaggcctcCAGCgaggagagtgaggaggaggggaCATCTGACGACCTCCACCTCCCCCCTGACTGCCATTATGCAACCCGGCCCCCGCGGCCACAGGCG TTCTGCACGTTTGGGAGCCGGCTGGTGAGTCCAGGATGCTACGTGTTTAGCCGCCGGCTGGACCGGTTCTGCTCAGCACTGAGCTCCATGCTGGAGCGGCACCTCAGCTCACACATGTGGAA GAAGATCCCACCGGCGGCTGAGCCTCCATCCCACCTTGTCAGCTCCGCACTCGCTGCTCCCCTGAGCCCATCCTCTACTGGCAGCTGCCCCCGCCTTCCAGGCCCACCCCTCAGACCCGCCTGCCCAGCCTCCACGCCCCCCGCCAAGGACGGCCTTGTCCCCAGCTACCCTGCAGGCTCCCCCAGTGTGGCAGCTGCCTGCAGCCAGGCGGAGTGCATGGGCGGGAGCCAGGCCATCACCTCACCACTGCCTGCCAACACGCCATCCCCATCCTTCAGCAAACTCCCGCCTTCGAAGGCCAGCAAGTCGTCCAAAGGCAAGGATGGGGCTGAGGTGGAGGCCCCTTCTCGAAAGCGAAAGTTATCACCAGGCCCCACTACTTTCAAACGGACCTGCATCCTGGATCCCCCTGGAAAAGGCAAACCCTCTGGCTGCCGGGGCCTCTCGGCCAAGACTAAAACTGCCCTGGGCATGGGGCTTAATGGGACAGTGGGGCCAAGAGTGAAGCGGGCAGGGCCCCTGGACTGTCGGGGTTCCCCTCATCAGCCCCCTACTCCAGTCAAGGCTTCTCAGCTGGACAACCGGGGAGCGGCTGGACACCCAGCCAAGGCCCTGCCAACCAATTGCCTCTCTGAGGAGGAGGTAGCCAAGAAGCGGAAAAACCTGGCCACTTACTGCCGGCCAGTGAAGGCCAAGCACTGCCAGGCTGGCGCCCCTGCTGATGCGGCCTGTTCTGTGCGCCGCAAGAAGCCGGGTCCAGCCATGGCCTTTGAGGAGAAGTGTTCTACACTGAAG TCTAAAGCCCATTAA
- the ATXN7L2 gene encoding ataxin-7-like protein 2 isoform X3, with protein MAVRERAAAAMAALERRVPSLDDFAGQSWSSWVERADLPAADGAELEESNKNTKKLDAMTLIKEDMSIFGHCPAHDDFYLVVCNHCSQVVKPQAFQKHCERRHGPLSKLYARAPPPPPAPASSQKCHVVNGQGPACRAPGSTKTSREKGQGSRSRGHQPPDKTQKDNLCQPGGLTKDSPGKTPMATPSKEPPGRESIEMTPSEGPSHRAEGSPPEKEPGGARLPPKTHRKMARKECDLNRQCGVINPETKKICTRLLTCKIHSVHQRREVQGRAKDFDVLVAELKANSRKGESPKEKSPGRKEPTLERPSQEPPSSVQVVAAAAPSSTFSARAKQTYPYCALPRSRASSESELDDEGPCGGDGDPGLFPFPLPRGGAQASSEESEEEGTSDDLHLPPDCHYATRPPRPQAFCTFGSRLVSPGCYVFSRRLDRFCSALSSMLERHLSSHMWKKIPPAAEPPSHLVSSALAAPLSPSSTGSCPRLPGPPLRPACPASTPPAKDGLVPSYPAGSPSVAAACSQAECMGGSQAITSPLPANTPSPSFSKLPPSKASKSSKGKDGAEVEAPSRKRKLSPGPTTFKRTCILDPPGKGKPSGCRGLSAKTKTALGMGLNGTVGPRVKRAGPLDCRGSPHQPPTPVKASQLDNRGAAGHPAKALPTNCLSEEEVAKKRKNLATYCRPVKAKHCQAGAPADAACSVRRKKPGPAMAFEEKCSTLKVPAQLPEEHGQGKVRMDEGRIHSGDLTQRRC; from the exons ATGGCGGTGCGTGAACGCGCGGCGGCAGCAATGGCCGCTCTGGAGCGGCGGGTGCCGAGTCTCGATGACTTCGCGGGACAGAGCTGGAGCTCGTGGGTGGAACGGGCCGACCTGCCCGCGGCCGACG GGGCTGAGTTGGAGGAGagtaacaaaaacacaaagaagttGGATGCCATGACCCTCATTAAAGAAG ACATGTCCATCTTCGGGCACTGCCCTGCCCATGACGACTTCTATTTGGTTGTGTGTAACCACTGCAGCCAAGTGGTGAAGCCTCAAGCTTTCCAGAAGCACTGCG AAAGAAGACATGGGCCCCTCAGCAAGCTTTACgcccgggccccacccccacctccagcccctgccaGCTCTCAGAAATGCCATGTAGTGAATGGGCAGGGCCCAGCTTGTAGGGCCCCAGGTTCCACCAAAACCTCCAGGGAGAAGGGCCAGGGGTCCCGGAGCCGTGGCCACCAGCCTCCTGATAAGACACAGAAGGACAACCTCTG CCAGCCTGGTGGCCTCACCAAGGACTCCCCTGGAAAAACCCCCATGGCAACCCCTTCTAAAGAACCTCCTGGGAGAGAGAGCATTGAGATGACCCCCAGCGAGGGCCCCAGTCACCGGGCTGAAGGCAGCCCCCCTGAAAAGGAGCCTGGTGGGGCCAGACTGCCCCCCAAAACCCACCGGAAGATGGCTC GGAAGGAGTGCGACCTCAACAGGCAGTGTGGTGTAATAAACCCAGAGACCAAAAAGATCTGTACCCGCCTGCTAACCTGCAAG ATCCACTCAGTGCACCAGCGCCGGGAGGTCCAGGGCCGAGCCAAGGACTTTGATGTGCTAGTGGCAGAACTGAAGGCCAACTCTCGCAAAGGGGAGTCTCCCAAGGAGAAGAGCCCAGGGCGCAAGGAGCCCACTCTTGAGCGCccctcccaggagcccccctcTTCAGTCCAGGTTGTGGCAGCGGCCGCCCCCAGCAGCACCTTCTCTGCTCGCGCCAAGCAGACCTACCCATACTGTGCACTGCCCAG GTCCCGGGCCTCCTCTGAGAGTGAGTTGGATGATGAAGGCCCCTGTGGTGGTGATGGGGACCCAGGCCTGttcccctttcccctgccccggggtggggcccaggcctcCAGCgaggagagtgaggaggaggggaCATCTGACGACCTCCACCTCCCCCCTGACTGCCATTATGCAACCCGGCCCCCGCGGCCACAGGCG TTCTGCACGTTTGGGAGCCGGCTGGTGAGTCCAGGATGCTACGTGTTTAGCCGCCGGCTGGACCGGTTCTGCTCAGCACTGAGCTCCATGCTGGAGCGGCACCTCAGCTCACACATGTGGAA GAAGATCCCACCGGCGGCTGAGCCTCCATCCCACCTTGTCAGCTCCGCACTCGCTGCTCCCCTGAGCCCATCCTCTACTGGCAGCTGCCCCCGCCTTCCAGGCCCACCCCTCAGACCCGCCTGCCCAGCCTCCACGCCCCCCGCCAAGGACGGCCTTGTCCCCAGCTACCCTGCAGGCTCCCCCAGTGTGGCAGCTGCCTGCAGCCAGGCGGAGTGCATGGGCGGGAGCCAGGCCATCACCTCACCACTGCCTGCCAACACGCCATCCCCATCCTTCAGCAAACTCCCGCCTTCGAAGGCCAGCAAGTCGTCCAAAGGCAAGGATGGGGCTGAGGTGGAGGCCCCTTCTCGAAAGCGAAAGTTATCACCAGGCCCCACTACTTTCAAACGGACCTGCATCCTGGATCCCCCTGGAAAAGGCAAACCCTCTGGCTGCCGGGGCCTCTCGGCCAAGACTAAAACTGCCCTGGGCATGGGGCTTAATGGGACAGTGGGGCCAAGAGTGAAGCGGGCAGGGCCCCTGGACTGTCGGGGTTCCCCTCATCAGCCCCCTACTCCAGTCAAGGCTTCTCAGCTGGACAACCGGGGAGCGGCTGGACACCCAGCCAAGGCCCTGCCAACCAATTGCCTCTCTGAGGAGGAGGTAGCCAAGAAGCGGAAAAACCTGGCCACTTACTGCCGGCCAGTGAAGGCCAAGCACTGCCAGGCTGGCGCCCCTGCTGATGCGGCCTGTTCTGTGCGCCGCAAGAAGCCGGGTCCAGCCATGGCCTTTGAGGAGAAGTGTTCTACACTGAAGGTACCAGCCCAGCTCCCTGAAGAGCATGGGCAGGGAAAAGTCAGGATGGACGAGGGTAGAATACACAGTGGGGATCTGACACAGAGAAGGTGCTAA
- the LOC123598393 gene encoding probable transmembrane reductase CYB561D1 isoform X1 — translation MQPLEVGLVPAPAREPRLTRWLRRGSGILAHLVALGFTIFLTVLSRPGTSLFSWHPVFMALAFCLCMAEAILLFSPEHSPFFFCSRKARIRLHWAGQTLAILCAALGLGFIISSRTRSELPHLVSWHSWVGALTLLATSGQALCGLCLLCPRAARVSRVARLKLYHLTCGLVVYLMATGTVFLGMHSVWFQAQIKGAAWYLCLALPLYPALVIMHQISSSYLPKKKMEM, via the exons ATGCAGCCCCTGGAGGTAGGTCTGGTTCCCGCTCCAGCGAGGGAGCCGAGACTGACCCGCTGGCTGCGGAGAGGCAGTGGGATCTTGGCGCACCTGGTGGCTTTGGGCTTCACCATCTTTCTGACTGTGCTGTCCCGGCCGGGAACCA GTCTTTTCTCCTGGCACCCTGTATTCATGGCCTTGGCG TTCTGCCTCTGCATGGCTGAGGCCATCCTGCTCTTCTCGCCTGAGCACTCCCCGTTCTTCTTCTGCTCCCGAAAGGCTCGGATCCGACTCCACTGGGCAGGGCAGACCCTAGCCATCCTCTGTGCAGCCCTGGGCCTGGGCTTCATCATCTCCAGCAGGACCCGCAGTGAGCTGCCCCACCTGGTGTCCTGGCACAGCTGGGTAGGCGCTCTGACCCTGCTGGCCACTAGTGGTCAGGCACTATGTGGGCTCTGCCTCCTCTGTCCTCGAGCAGCCAGAGTCTCAAGGGTGGCTCGCCTCAAGCTCTACCATCTGACTTGTGGACTGGTGGTCTACCTGATGGCTACAGGAACGGTGTTCCTAGGCATGCACTCAGTGTGGTTCCAGGCCCAGATCAAAGGTGCAGCCTGGTACCTGTGCCTGGCACTGCCCCTCTATCCGGCCCTGGTGATCATGCACCAGATCTCCAGCTCCTACTtgccaaagaagaaaatggaaatgtaa
- the ATXN7L2 gene encoding ataxin-7-like protein 2 isoform X1, with product MAVRERAAAAMAALERRVPSLDDFAGQSWSSWVERADLPAADGAELEESNKNTKKLDAMTLIKEDMSIFGHCPAHDDFYLVVCNHCSQVVKPQAFQKHCERRHGPLSKLYARAPPPPPAPASSQKCHVVNGQGPACRAPGSTKTSREKGQGSRSRGHQPPDKTQKDNLCLFVPVVNLEKMSSLPKPDGHGIRVAPPSAFLSQPGGLTKDSPGKTPMATPSKEPPGRESIEMTPSEGPSHRAEGSPPEKEPGGARLPPKTHRKMARKECDLNRQCGVINPETKKICTRLLTCKIHSVHQRREVQGRAKDFDVLVAELKANSRKGESPKEKSPGRKEPTLERPSQEPPSSVQVVAAAAPSSTFSARAKQTYPYCALPRSRASSESELDDEGPCGGDGDPGLFPFPLPRGGAQASSEESEEEGTSDDLHLPPDCHYATRPPRPQAFCTFGSRLVSPGCYVFSRRLDRFCSALSSMLERHLSSHMWKKIPPAAEPPSHLVSSALAAPLSPSSTGSCPRLPGPPLRPACPASTPPAKDGLVPSYPAGSPSVAAACSQAECMGGSQAITSPLPANTPSPSFSKLPPSKASKSSKGKDGAEVEAPSRKRKLSPGPTTFKRTCILDPPGKGKPSGCRGLSAKTKTALGMGLNGTVGPRVKRAGPLDCRGSPHQPPTPVKASQLDNRGAAGHPAKALPTNCLSEEEVAKKRKNLATYCRPVKAKHCQAGAPADAACSVRRKKPGPAMAFEEKCSTLKVPAQLPEEHGQGKVRMDEGRIHSGDLTQRRC from the exons ATGGCGGTGCGTGAACGCGCGGCGGCAGCAATGGCCGCTCTGGAGCGGCGGGTGCCGAGTCTCGATGACTTCGCGGGACAGAGCTGGAGCTCGTGGGTGGAACGGGCCGACCTGCCCGCGGCCGACG GGGCTGAGTTGGAGGAGagtaacaaaaacacaaagaagttGGATGCCATGACCCTCATTAAAGAAG ACATGTCCATCTTCGGGCACTGCCCTGCCCATGACGACTTCTATTTGGTTGTGTGTAACCACTGCAGCCAAGTGGTGAAGCCTCAAGCTTTCCAGAAGCACTGCG AAAGAAGACATGGGCCCCTCAGCAAGCTTTACgcccgggccccacccccacctccagcccctgccaGCTCTCAGAAATGCCATGTAGTGAATGGGCAGGGCCCAGCTTGTAGGGCCCCAGGTTCCACCAAAACCTCCAGGGAGAAGGGCCAGGGGTCCCGGAGCCGTGGCCACCAGCCTCCTGATAAGACACAGAAGGACAACCTCTG CCTTTTCGTGCCTGTGGTGAATCTGGAGAAGATGTCCAGTCTCCCGAAGCCCGATGGACACGGAATCAGGGTGGCCCCGCCCTCTGCTTTCCTCAGCCAGCCTGGTGGCCTCACCAAGGACTCCCCTGGAAAAACCCCCATGGCAACCCCTTCTAAAGAACCTCCTGGGAGAGAGAGCATTGAGATGACCCCCAGCGAGGGCCCCAGTCACCGGGCTGAAGGCAGCCCCCCTGAAAAGGAGCCTGGTGGGGCCAGACTGCCCCCCAAAACCCACCGGAAGATGGCTC GGAAGGAGTGCGACCTCAACAGGCAGTGTGGTGTAATAAACCCAGAGACCAAAAAGATCTGTACCCGCCTGCTAACCTGCAAG ATCCACTCAGTGCACCAGCGCCGGGAGGTCCAGGGCCGAGCCAAGGACTTTGATGTGCTAGTGGCAGAACTGAAGGCCAACTCTCGCAAAGGGGAGTCTCCCAAGGAGAAGAGCCCAGGGCGCAAGGAGCCCACTCTTGAGCGCccctcccaggagcccccctcTTCAGTCCAGGTTGTGGCAGCGGCCGCCCCCAGCAGCACCTTCTCTGCTCGCGCCAAGCAGACCTACCCATACTGTGCACTGCCCAG GTCCCGGGCCTCCTCTGAGAGTGAGTTGGATGATGAAGGCCCCTGTGGTGGTGATGGGGACCCAGGCCTGttcccctttcccctgccccggggtggggcccaggcctcCAGCgaggagagtgaggaggaggggaCATCTGACGACCTCCACCTCCCCCCTGACTGCCATTATGCAACCCGGCCCCCGCGGCCACAGGCG TTCTGCACGTTTGGGAGCCGGCTGGTGAGTCCAGGATGCTACGTGTTTAGCCGCCGGCTGGACCGGTTCTGCTCAGCACTGAGCTCCATGCTGGAGCGGCACCTCAGCTCACACATGTGGAA GAAGATCCCACCGGCGGCTGAGCCTCCATCCCACCTTGTCAGCTCCGCACTCGCTGCTCCCCTGAGCCCATCCTCTACTGGCAGCTGCCCCCGCCTTCCAGGCCCACCCCTCAGACCCGCCTGCCCAGCCTCCACGCCCCCCGCCAAGGACGGCCTTGTCCCCAGCTACCCTGCAGGCTCCCCCAGTGTGGCAGCTGCCTGCAGCCAGGCGGAGTGCATGGGCGGGAGCCAGGCCATCACCTCACCACTGCCTGCCAACACGCCATCCCCATCCTTCAGCAAACTCCCGCCTTCGAAGGCCAGCAAGTCGTCCAAAGGCAAGGATGGGGCTGAGGTGGAGGCCCCTTCTCGAAAGCGAAAGTTATCACCAGGCCCCACTACTTTCAAACGGACCTGCATCCTGGATCCCCCTGGAAAAGGCAAACCCTCTGGCTGCCGGGGCCTCTCGGCCAAGACTAAAACTGCCCTGGGCATGGGGCTTAATGGGACAGTGGGGCCAAGAGTGAAGCGGGCAGGGCCCCTGGACTGTCGGGGTTCCCCTCATCAGCCCCCTACTCCAGTCAAGGCTTCTCAGCTGGACAACCGGGGAGCGGCTGGACACCCAGCCAAGGCCCTGCCAACCAATTGCCTCTCTGAGGAGGAGGTAGCCAAGAAGCGGAAAAACCTGGCCACTTACTGCCGGCCAGTGAAGGCCAAGCACTGCCAGGCTGGCGCCCCTGCTGATGCGGCCTGTTCTGTGCGCCGCAAGAAGCCGGGTCCAGCCATGGCCTTTGAGGAGAAGTGTTCTACACTGAAGGTACCAGCCCAGCTCCCTGAAGAGCATGGGCAGGGAAAAGTCAGGATGGACGAGGGTAGAATACACAGTGGGGATCTGACACAGAGAAGGTGCTAA
- the LOC123598393 gene encoding probable transmembrane reductase CYB561D1 isoform X2 produces MQPLEFCLCMAEAILLFSPEHSPFFFCSRKARIRLHWAGQTLAILCAALGLGFIISSRTRSELPHLVSWHSWVGALTLLATSGQALCGLCLLCPRAARVSRVARLKLYHLTCGLVVYLMATGTVFLGMHSVWFQAQIKGAAWYLCLALPLYPALVIMHQISSSYLPKKKMEM; encoded by the exons ATGCAGCCCCTGGAG TTCTGCCTCTGCATGGCTGAGGCCATCCTGCTCTTCTCGCCTGAGCACTCCCCGTTCTTCTTCTGCTCCCGAAAGGCTCGGATCCGACTCCACTGGGCAGGGCAGACCCTAGCCATCCTCTGTGCAGCCCTGGGCCTGGGCTTCATCATCTCCAGCAGGACCCGCAGTGAGCTGCCCCACCTGGTGTCCTGGCACAGCTGGGTAGGCGCTCTGACCCTGCTGGCCACTAGTGGTCAGGCACTATGTGGGCTCTGCCTCCTCTGTCCTCGAGCAGCCAGAGTCTCAAGGGTGGCTCGCCTCAAGCTCTACCATCTGACTTGTGGACTGGTGGTCTACCTGATGGCTACAGGAACGGTGTTCCTAGGCATGCACTCAGTGTGGTTCCAGGCCCAGATCAAAGGTGCAGCCTGGTACCTGTGCCTGGCACTGCCCCTCTATCCGGCCCTGGTGATCATGCACCAGATCTCCAGCTCCTACTtgccaaagaagaaaatggaaatgtaa